The Klebsiella aerogenes KCTC 2190 region AAACTGCACGCAGGTCGATGGCGTCGCCATCATCCGCCGCCCGTTCCAGTCGAGATCCAGCTCCTGGTGAATATGGCCGCATAGCAGGTGCTTAACCCGCGGATAGTTGCTCAGGATGTGGTCTAACGCCCCGGCGTTGCGCAGGCTATGCTGATCGAGCCAGCTGCAGCCCGCCGGCAGCGGATGATGATGCAGTAACAGCAGCGTGTAGCGCTCAGGTTCCGCATTCAATTGATGCTCAAGCCACTCCAGTTGGAAATCGCTCAGCTCGCCGTGAGGCACGCCAAAGACCTGGCTGTCCAGCAGCAGGATTTGCCAATGATCGCCCAACAGGACGCGTTTTGCGGGAGAGATGCCGGCATCGTGCAGCGTGCTGTACATTGCCGGTTGGAAATCATGGTTTCCCGGCAGCCAGACGCAGGGTGCGGCAAAGCTCGCGATGCCTTCAGCGAAATGCTGATAGGCCGCGGCAGAGTGGTCTTGCGCCAGATCGCCTGTTGCTACAATCAGGTCGCATTCACGCTGTGAGGCATGTATCGCATCCAATACAGCCTGATAACTTTCCCAGGTATTGATACCCAACAGCGTTTCATGTTTTTCAGCAAACAGGTGAGTATCAGTAATTTGTAATATCCTGACTCTGGCCTCACCAGCCAGAGGTAGGTTTAACAGGCTTTCCAAATGGTGTCCTTAGGTTTCACGACGCTAACAAACCGGAATCGCCATCGCTCCATGTGCTAAACAGTAACGCAGCCAGTCG contains the following coding sequences:
- the cpdA gene encoding 3',5'-cyclic-AMP phosphodiesterase, with amino-acid sequence MESLLNLPLAGEARVRILQITDTHLFAEKHETLLGINTWESYQAVLDAIHASQRECDLIVATGDLAQDHSAAAYQHFAEGIASFAAPCVWLPGNHDFQPAMYSTLHDAGISPAKRVLLGDHWQILLLDSQVFGVPHGELSDFQLEWLEHQLNAEPERYTLLLLHHHPLPAGCSWLDQHSLRNAGALDHILSNYPRVKHLLCGHIHQELDLDWNGRRMMATPSTCVQFKPHCANFTLDTVSPGWRWLELHPDGVLTTEVCRLSGAEFHPDIASEGY